A genomic segment from Neobacillus sp. YX16 encodes:
- a CDS encoding BsuPI-related putative proteinase inhibitor has protein sequence MRGVLCVILFLFPFSLKGEANQGEIDHPFQFSVTPIAGHEKVEFELLIKNTGDYPLIFEFPTSQYVEISVADSSGHEVYRYSKGRFFLQALQTIKIGPHQTFKKVEKWNYQVNGQRVPEGQYTVTATLLPRKLNDYPIKNKQGLANKKKFNIPEEK, from the coding sequence GTGAGAGGTGTTTTATGTGTAATTTTGTTTCTATTTCCCTTTAGTTTAAAAGGAGAAGCAAATCAGGGTGAAATCGATCATCCCTTTCAATTTTCAGTAACTCCTATTGCTGGACATGAGAAGGTGGAATTCGAGTTACTAATCAAAAATACAGGGGATTACCCATTAATTTTTGAATTTCCTACCTCTCAATATGTTGAAATCTCAGTGGCAGACTCATCTGGGCATGAGGTATATCGATATTCAAAAGGACGATTTTTTTTACAGGCTTTGCAAACCATTAAGATTGGCCCTCATCAAACCTTTAAGAAGGTAGAGAAATGGAATTACCAAGTAAATGGACAAAGAGTGCCTGAAGGACAATATACAGTTACTGCCACTCTATTACCTAGAAAACTAAATGATTATCCAATTAAAAATAAACAAGGATTAGCCAACAAGAAGAAATTTAACATTCCAGAAGAAAAGTGA
- a CDS encoding DUF3813 domain-containing protein: protein MGNQLFQEARRFVEMAKTADPAERNSVVSKAKNALSSAYANSTVAEQSQLQEMQNELEQLK from the coding sequence ATGGGAAACCAGTTGTTCCAAGAAGCAAGAAGATTTGTTGAGATGGCGAAAACGGCCGACCCTGCTGAACGTAATTCTGTGGTTTCGAAAGCGAAAAATGCATTAAGTTCTGCATACGCTAATTCAACAGTCGCAGAACAAAGTCAGCTCCAAGAAATGCAAAATGAGCTTGAGCAATTGAAATAA
- a CDS encoding Cof-type HAD-IIB family hydrolase, whose translation MAEKHLIALDLDGTLLKDDKTISEKTKSVLSKAREHGHVVMIATGRPYRSSEPYYHELKLDTPIVNFNGAFMHHPLDSSWGFYHDPLDLKVAKDIVEACRSFNFHNIIAEVIDDVYFHYHDEKLLDIFGMGNPNVTTGDLRNYLKDSPTSLLIHTEEDELKQIRQHLSDLHAEVIDHRSWAAPWHVIEIIKIGLSKAVGLKKASEYFNIPPERIIAFGDEDNDLEMLDYAGRGVAMGNAIDKVKNIANEVTLTNEEDGIGVYLSDLLNIK comes from the coding sequence ATGGCAGAAAAACATTTAATTGCATTGGACTTAGATGGAACTTTATTAAAAGATGATAAAACGATTTCTGAGAAAACGAAAAGCGTTTTAAGTAAAGCTCGAGAACATGGTCACGTGGTAATGATTGCAACAGGAAGACCCTATCGTTCGAGTGAACCTTATTACCACGAACTTAAGCTTGACACTCCCATTGTGAATTTTAATGGTGCCTTTATGCATCACCCACTCGATTCAAGCTGGGGATTTTATCATGATCCTCTGGATTTAAAAGTAGCTAAAGATATTGTAGAAGCTTGCCGTTCATTTAACTTCCATAATATTATTGCTGAAGTCATTGATGATGTTTACTTCCACTATCATGACGAAAAACTGTTAGATATATTCGGTATGGGGAATCCAAATGTAACGACGGGTGATTTGCGAAATTATTTAAAAGACTCCCCAACTAGTTTGTTAATCCATACGGAGGAAGATGAATTAAAGCAAATCCGTCAACATTTGTCAGACCTCCACGCTGAGGTGATAGATCATCGCAGTTGGGCGGCACCATGGCATGTAATTGAAATTATCAAAATAGGTTTAAGCAAGGCAGTTGGATTAAAAAAGGCTTCAGAATACTTTAACATTCCACCTGAAAGAATTATTGCTTTTGGTGATGAAGATAATGATTTAGAAATGCTTGATTATGCTGGTCGTGGTGTAGCAATGGGAAATGCGATTGATAAAGTCAAAAATATTGCTAATGAAGTGACCCTTACGAATGAGGAAGACGGTATCGGAGTATATTTGTCAGATTTGTTAAATATAAAATAA
- a CDS encoding prolyl oligopeptidase family serine peptidase, translating to MITVEKSLLKNNPHLHIVNKSEQQKKLPFIIFNHGFTSAKEHNLHYAYLLAEKGFRVILPEAIYHGERGQGIEEKNLYSHFWEIVIKSIHELNDYKEYYVNEGLADEEQIGLAGTSMGGIVTLGALTKYKWVKAAVSLMGMPAYEEYLHWQLEQMKSIGISLSFTDEQIEEQLSFIRPFDLSLQPERLENRPLLFWHGQKDPIVPFHLTYQFYQSIKDNYEKTPANLHFISDAQADHKVSREGLKATVEWFEKHLLK from the coding sequence GTGATTACCGTAGAAAAAAGTTTGCTGAAAAATAATCCTCATCTACATATAGTAAACAAGAGTGAACAACAAAAAAAGCTTCCGTTCATCATTTTTAATCATGGATTTACCAGTGCAAAGGAGCACAATCTTCATTACGCCTATTTATTAGCGGAAAAGGGATTTCGGGTCATCTTACCAGAGGCGATATACCATGGTGAAAGAGGGCAAGGCATAGAGGAGAAAAATCTATACAGTCATTTTTGGGAAATTGTCATTAAGTCTATCCATGAATTAAATGATTATAAGGAATACTATGTTAATGAAGGATTAGCTGACGAGGAGCAAATTGGACTTGCTGGAACTTCAATGGGCGGTATTGTGACCTTGGGTGCTCTAACTAAATATAAATGGGTTAAAGCTGCGGTCAGTTTAATGGGGATGCCTGCCTATGAGGAATATTTACATTGGCAATTAGAACAAATGAAAAGCATTGGCATTAGTCTTTCTTTTACAGATGAGCAGATTGAAGAGCAATTATCGTTCATTCGTCCATTCGATTTAAGTCTTCAACCAGAAAGGCTGGAAAATCGGCCGTTATTATTTTGGCATGGACAAAAGGACCCAATCGTACCCTTTCACTTAACGTATCAATTTTATCAATCGATAAAGGATAATTATGAGAAGACACCAGCTAATCTTCACTTTATAAGTGATGCACAAGCTGATCACAAAGTTAGCAGAGAAGGTTTAAAAGCCACTGTTGAATGGTTTGAGAAACATTTATTAAAATAA
- a CDS encoding metal-sulfur cluster assembly factor translates to MNEELKENIMGALELVIDPELGVDIVNLGLVYDAEMDDEGNVTITMTLTSMGCPLAGTIVDQVKRALADIPEVKEVEVNIVFNPPWNKEMMSRYAKIALGIR, encoded by the coding sequence ATGAATGAAGAATTAAAAGAAAATATCATGGGTGCATTAGAATTGGTAATAGATCCAGAATTAGGTGTCGATATTGTAAATTTAGGTTTAGTATATGATGCTGAGATGGATGATGAAGGAAACGTAACGATTACGATGACGTTAACTTCAATGGGCTGCCCGCTTGCTGGAACAATCGTTGACCAAGTAAAAAGAGCATTAGCAGATATTCCTGAAGTAAAAGAGGTCGAGGTTAATATCGTGTTTAACCCGCCATGGAACAAGGAAATGATGTCCCGCTATGCAAAAATAGCTTTAGGAATTCGTTAA
- a CDS encoding DsrE family protein → MKNKIILVSSNQLGRGDQQLGENILETYFTIMKQREELPSAVFCMNSGVLTMTEDSFVSVHLKEMEDKGVEILACKTCVDHYKVEEKLTVGKISGMADFIELSAKYEVITIS, encoded by the coding sequence ATGAAAAATAAAATAATTTTAGTTAGTTCTAACCAACTAGGCCGGGGAGATCAACAATTAGGTGAAAACATTCTTGAAACCTATTTCACCATAATGAAGCAAAGAGAAGAACTTCCTTCTGCTGTATTTTGTATGAACAGTGGAGTGCTGACCATGACTGAAGATTCCTTCGTTTCTGTTCACTTGAAAGAAATGGAAGATAAAGGTGTGGAGATTTTAGCATGCAAAACCTGTGTTGACCATTATAAAGTGGAAGAAAAATTAACAGTAGGCAAAATTAGCGGCATGGCTGATTTTATTGAGTTATCAGCTAAATATGAAGTAATAACGATATCTTAA
- a CDS encoding TIGR04053 family radical SAM/SPASM domain-containing protein — translation MAFGRDFNKDPFIVIWELTRACQLACLHCRAEAQLKRDPRELSFEEGKNLIDQIYEMNNPMLVFTGGDPLMRQDVFDIAKYAVEKGVRVSMTPSATPNVTKEAIEKAKEVGLSRWAFSIDGPTAEVHDHFRGTAGSFDLTMERIKYLHELEIPIQINTVISRYNIEYLDEMAKMVEDLGCVLWSVFFLVPTGRGQESDMISPVEHEKVFRWLYDLSKRVSFDIKTTAAQHYRRVVIQQKMREAKDQTEEINYLSALTEQGLTGSIDGLGRAPKGVNDGNGFVFISHIGDVYPSGLLPVKAGNVRETPLAEIYRESPIFKSIRNPDLYKGKCGVCEFRHVCGGSRSRAYAMTGDYLESEPFCVYIPKAMREKQVQS, via the coding sequence ATGGCTTTTGGCCGGGATTTTAATAAAGATCCATTTATCGTAATTTGGGAACTTACACGTGCATGTCAACTTGCTTGTTTACATTGCCGTGCAGAGGCTCAATTAAAAAGAGACCCACGCGAACTATCATTCGAAGAAGGTAAGAACTTAATTGATCAAATATACGAAATGAATAATCCGATGCTTGTATTTACGGGTGGGGACCCATTAATGAGACAGGATGTTTTTGATATTGCAAAATATGCAGTTGAAAAAGGCGTTAGAGTTTCCATGACACCAAGTGCGACGCCAAATGTTACAAAAGAAGCAATTGAAAAGGCAAAAGAAGTTGGTCTTTCACGCTGGGCGTTTAGTATTGATGGGCCAACAGCTGAGGTTCACGACCACTTCCGTGGAACAGCGGGATCTTTTGACCTCACAATGGAAAGAATTAAATACTTACATGAACTCGAAATTCCAATTCAAATCAACACGGTAATATCAAGATATAATATTGAGTACCTAGATGAAATGGCAAAAATGGTTGAGGATTTAGGCTGTGTACTTTGGAGTGTGTTTTTCCTTGTCCCAACAGGCAGAGGTCAAGAATCTGATATGATCTCACCTGTAGAACATGAAAAAGTATTTAGATGGCTATATGACCTAAGTAAGCGTGTTTCCTTTGATATTAAGACAACTGCAGCTCAGCATTACCGCCGTGTTGTTATTCAGCAGAAGATGCGTGAAGCGAAAGACCAGACTGAGGAAATTAATTATTTAAGTGCTTTAACAGAACAGGGGTTAACAGGATCGATTGACGGACTTGGGCGAGCACCTAAAGGAGTGAATGACGGAAATGGATTTGTCTTCATTTCACATATAGGAGATGTATACCCAAGCGGCTTATTACCTGTCAAAGCAGGAAATGTACGTGAAACGCCGTTAGCGGAGATTTATCGCGAGTCACCAATTTTTAAATCAATAAGAAATCCGGATCTTTATAAAGGAAAATGTGGTGTCTGTGAATTCCGCCATGTATGCGGCGGTTCAAGGTCTAGAGCCTACGCAATGACCGGAGATTACCTAGAAAGCGAACCATTCTGTGTTTATATACCAAAAGCAATGAGAGAAAAGCAGGTTCAATCATAA
- a CDS encoding Crp/Fnr family transcriptional regulator yields MLTKIKPTHSIEIKELLRFADRKIRSERGAYLFQEGMLAEELYIIISGKVQISKITSDGRELSLRICGENDICGELTLFTDNPRYLLSARVLEEGEIVAIKKDVIESEIFQNSKLAFEFMKWMSDHFRKTQTKFRDLVLNGKRGALFSTLIRMSNSYGIHKENEILIDLPLTNQELANFCGTSRESTNRILSELKKDKKISIKKGKISILDLQYLKDEIGCENCPAVYCSIE; encoded by the coding sequence ATGTTGACTAAAATAAAACCAACCCATTCCATAGAAATTAAAGAATTACTTAGATTTGCCGATCGGAAAATTAGAAGTGAAAGAGGAGCCTATTTATTTCAAGAAGGTATGCTTGCAGAAGAACTTTATATTATTATCTCTGGAAAAGTTCAAATCAGTAAAATAACCTCAGATGGACGCGAACTCTCTTTAAGAATATGTGGTGAGAACGATATTTGTGGAGAGTTAACGCTTTTTACGGACAATCCAAGGTATTTACTAAGTGCCAGAGTTCTAGAGGAAGGTGAAATAGTCGCTATCAAAAAAGATGTCATCGAGAGTGAAATATTCCAAAATAGTAAGCTTGCGTTTGAGTTTATGAAATGGATGAGTGACCATTTCCGTAAAACCCAGACTAAGTTTCGAGATCTTGTTTTAAATGGTAAACGGGGAGCGCTTTTTTCAACATTAATTCGGATGTCTAATAGCTATGGTATTCATAAAGAAAATGAAATATTAATTGATTTACCATTAACGAACCAGGAACTTGCAAACTTTTGTGGAACTTCAAGAGAGAGTACAAACCGTATCCTAAGTGAATTGAAAAAAGATAAAAAAATCAGTATTAAAAAAGGAAAGATTTCTATTTTAGATCTTCAATATTTAAAAGATGAAATTGGCTGTGAAAATTGTCCAGCCGTATATTGCAGCATTGAATAA
- the moaA gene encoding GTP 3',8-cyclase MoaA: protein MEKTIIKDKLDRPLRDLRISVIDRCNFRCQYCMPADQFGDDFEFLPKSALLTYEEIERIAKAFISVGVEKIRLTGGEPLLRRDLPILVEKLSKIEGLKDIALTTNGVLLPKLADKLKKAGLKRVNISLDTLNDELFGEINGRGVGTQPVLDGIEAAKKAGLKIKINMVVKKGLNDSEIIPMADFCLKNGLELRFIEYMDVGSSNGWKMDDVITKKQIYVLLKEHYQLESLDPAYFGEVAKLYNYQNTDVNVGFISSVSESFCSSCTRSRLSANGQIFTCLFNGNGHDIRNFMRNGATDDELRNRISGIWNNRSDRYSDERTEETAKNRKKIEMSYIGG from the coding sequence ATGGAAAAGACCATTATTAAAGATAAATTAGATCGCCCATTACGTGATTTAAGAATCTCAGTAATCGACCGTTGTAACTTCCGCTGTCAATATTGCATGCCAGCCGATCAATTTGGTGATGATTTTGAATTCTTGCCAAAAAGTGCGCTGCTGACATATGAGGAAATCGAGCGGATAGCAAAGGCTTTTATTAGTGTTGGTGTGGAAAAAATACGTCTAACTGGCGGTGAACCACTTCTTCGAAGAGATCTTCCGATATTGGTAGAAAAACTTTCAAAGATTGAGGGTTTAAAAGATATTGCGTTAACGACAAATGGAGTCCTTCTTCCTAAACTTGCTGATAAATTAAAAAAGGCTGGTCTTAAAAGAGTCAATATTAGCCTTGATACCTTAAATGATGAGTTGTTTGGAGAAATTAACGGTCGTGGTGTTGGTACACAGCCTGTTCTAGACGGGATTGAAGCAGCTAAGAAGGCTGGTCTCAAAATAAAAATCAATATGGTCGTTAAAAAAGGCCTCAACGATTCGGAAATCATCCCAATGGCTGATTTTTGTTTAAAGAATGGCTTGGAGCTTCGTTTTATTGAGTATATGGATGTAGGTTCATCTAATGGATGGAAAATGGATGATGTCATCACCAAAAAGCAAATTTATGTACTATTAAAAGAGCACTATCAATTAGAGTCTCTTGATCCAGCCTATTTTGGTGAAGTCGCAAAATTATATAATTACCAAAACACAGATGTGAATGTTGGATTTATTTCTTCTGTCTCAGAATCATTCTGCAGCAGCTGTACCCGATCTCGACTTTCTGCAAATGGACAAATTTTCACTTGTTTATTTAATGGGAATGGGCACGATATTCGAAACTTTATGAGAAACGGTGCTACAGATGATGAATTGAGAAACCGAATCTCTGGTATTTGGAACAATCGAAGCGACAGGTATTCAGATGAAAGAACAGAAGAAACAGCAAAGAACCGAAAGAAAATTGAAATGTCATATATAGGCGGCTAA
- the ric gene encoding iron-sulfur cluster repair di-iron protein: MITFPFSTNTLVKDIVNELPKTSDVFKKFRIDFCCGGNIPLSEAIAANGLNEEALMDELKAVFEKYSSTETDLDVWTKSDSNTIIDHVINHYHRTSEEELSLLSPYVTKVSRVHGDSHPELLKVNELFYEFKKELMEHMAKEEAIVFPLIKKLADGTVENREEAISMIVELEKEHDHAGEILRQIRAITSDYALPVDACGTYTLVYKRLEELEGLTFMHVHLENNILFPRYIN; the protein is encoded by the coding sequence ATGATTACTTTCCCTTTTTCTACAAATACATTGGTTAAAGATATCGTAAATGAACTGCCAAAAACGAGCGACGTTTTCAAGAAATTCCGAATTGACTTTTGCTGCGGAGGCAATATTCCACTATCCGAGGCTATTGCTGCAAATGGATTAAATGAAGAAGCACTAATGGATGAATTAAAAGCAGTATTTGAAAAGTACAGTTCAACTGAAACGGACCTAGACGTTTGGACGAAATCCGATTCAAATACCATTATTGATCATGTTATCAACCATTATCACCGGACATCTGAAGAGGAATTATCACTGCTTAGCCCTTATGTTACTAAGGTCTCTCGTGTTCATGGAGACAGTCACCCAGAACTTTTAAAGGTTAATGAGCTATTTTATGAATTCAAAAAGGAATTAATGGAACATATGGCTAAAGAAGAAGCAATTGTATTTCCGTTAATCAAAAAACTTGCCGATGGAACTGTTGAAAATCGTGAAGAAGCTATTAGTATGATTGTTGAGCTTGAAAAAGAACATGATCATGCTGGTGAAATACTTAGACAGATTCGTGCGATTACATCTGACTATGCGCTTCCAGTTGATGCTTGCGGAACGTACACATTAGTATACAAGCGATTAGAAGAACTAGAAGGACTAACATTTATGCATGTACATTTAGAAAATAATATCTTGTTCCCTAGATATATTAATTAG
- the glp gene encoding gephyrin-like molybdotransferase Glp, protein MLERRRPIPIGEAVKKIMEFQLSGKTEFVSIDESYGRFLSEDLIATSDVPHFDRAPYDGFAVRSIDTKEASITNPVEFKVVDHLGAGMTSTKTIKEYEAVRIMTGAMMPEGTDAVVMFEVAKDYDKNGTPYMSIKRSFNKGDNVSFRGEDAKEGEVLVKKGTLINPGVQAMLATFGYNLVPVAKKPIIGLFATGTELLEVDEDLVPGKIRNSNSHMIAAQIQRTGAIVHYYGKLPDVFDTCFTAVKGALEKVDILVTTGGVSVGDFDYLPAIYEKLGAEVLFNKVAMRPGSVTTVAQFQGKLLFGLSGNPSACYVGFELFTRPIIRTMLFATRPHLRKEKAVLEVDFPKANPFTRFVRSAFSVKNGRLSATPSGLDKSNIIMSLSGANSLMILPGGTRSFQAGDEVDILLLEDQDGSEWPW, encoded by the coding sequence TTGTTAGAGAGAAGAAGACCAATCCCGATTGGGGAAGCGGTAAAAAAAATAATGGAATTTCAGTTAAGTGGTAAAACAGAATTTGTATCAATCGATGAAAGTTATGGACGGTTTTTATCAGAAGACTTAATCGCAACGAGTGATGTCCCTCATTTTGATCGAGCACCTTATGATGGTTTCGCTGTCCGTTCTATAGATACTAAGGAAGCTTCTATAACTAATCCTGTAGAATTTAAAGTTGTCGACCATCTTGGTGCGGGAATGACATCTACTAAGACAATTAAAGAATATGAAGCCGTTCGAATTATGACCGGAGCGATGATGCCTGAGGGTACAGATGCAGTTGTCATGTTTGAAGTTGCGAAAGACTATGACAAAAATGGGACACCATATATGTCGATAAAACGAAGCTTTAATAAGGGGGATAATGTATCCTTTCGAGGAGAAGATGCCAAAGAAGGTGAAGTCCTGGTAAAAAAGGGAACATTAATAAACCCTGGTGTTCAAGCAATGCTGGCTACGTTTGGCTACAACTTAGTGCCTGTTGCTAAAAAACCGATTATTGGGTTGTTTGCGACTGGAACGGAATTGCTGGAAGTGGATGAGGATTTGGTGCCTGGTAAAATCCGAAATAGTAATTCACATATGATAGCGGCTCAAATTCAAAGAACTGGGGCAATCGTTCATTATTATGGTAAGCTTCCTGATGTATTTGATACTTGTTTTACAGCAGTAAAAGGGGCTTTAGAAAAAGTAGATATACTCGTCACAACGGGTGGCGTTTCTGTTGGTGATTTTGATTATCTCCCTGCGATCTATGAAAAGCTTGGTGCTGAGGTGTTATTTAATAAAGTAGCAATGAGACCGGGAAGTGTAACAACAGTTGCTCAATTTCAAGGAAAACTACTGTTTGGTTTATCAGGTAATCCTTCTGCCTGTTATGTGGGGTTTGAGTTATTTACTCGACCAATTATTCGGACAATGCTGTTTGCTACTAGACCACATCTAAGAAAAGAAAAAGCGGTTCTGGAGGTTGACTTTCCAAAAGCTAACCCATTCACAAGATTTGTCCGCAGTGCATTTTCTGTGAAAAATGGCAGATTAAGTGCGACACCGAGTGGTTTAGATAAGTCCAATATTATCATGAGTCTTTCAGGAGCTAATTCCCTAATGATTCTTCCAGGAGGTACTAGAAGCTTTCAAGCTGGAGATGAGGTTGATATCCTGTTGCTTGAAGACCAAGATGGCAGTGAATGGCCTTGGTAA
- the mobB gene encoding molybdopterin-guanine dinucleotide biosynthesis protein B produces the protein MALVKPIIYQVAGYQNSGKTTFILKLIEALKNEGIKSVTIKHHGHGGRPDVLPQKDSSRHLEAGALAALVEGDGRLVLQADESFLSLDEQIRFMDFFHPDIILIEGHKKQSYPKLLILRNENDLSLITCITNIKAVIVWTHALIEVVKEHLTVPVFHILEESAVTEISKELIKLIHKVEENGK, from the coding sequence ATGGCCTTGGTAAAACCAATCATTTATCAAGTAGCAGGATACCAAAATAGTGGTAAAACCACTTTTATATTAAAACTAATTGAGGCATTAAAAAATGAGGGAATAAAAAGTGTCACCATTAAGCATCATGGACATGGCGGAAGACCAGATGTTCTTCCTCAAAAGGACTCATCCCGGCATCTAGAAGCGGGAGCACTTGCTGCATTGGTTGAAGGCGATGGGAGACTAGTCCTGCAAGCAGATGAATCCTTTTTGTCTCTGGATGAACAAATTAGATTTATGGATTTTTTTCACCCAGATATTATCTTAATTGAGGGTCATAAGAAACAATCGTACCCAAAATTACTTATTCTTAGAAACGAGAACGACCTTTCACTGATTACTTGTATAACGAATATTAAAGCAGTCATTGTCTGGACTCATGCTTTAATAGAAGTGGTCAAAGAACATTTGACGGTTCCAGTTTTTCATATACTTGAGGAAAGTGCAGTGACAGAGATTTCAAAAGAATTAATAAAACTTATTCATAAAGTAGAAGAAAATGGTAAATAA
- a CDS encoding Crp/Fnr family transcriptional regulator, with product MQSIKEIPVKLTQLFDTVHHMKKIEKGTFLFQEGSTANELYIVQSGIIQISKIIPDGRELTLRMCSRGDFIGELDLFSPAPKYLLSARVAESGEVAVILKDVLEEKLANNNELSLEFMKWMSQQYRKTQTRFRDLVLHGKKGALYSTLIRITNSYGIKTNQGILIELPLTNQELANFCGTSREVVNRLLSDLRKAGIISIDKGSITIHDLDYLKNEIDCEDCSTEICKID from the coding sequence ATGCAGTCAATAAAAGAAATACCTGTAAAGTTAACACAACTGTTTGATACGGTTCACCATATGAAGAAAATTGAAAAAGGCACTTTTCTGTTCCAGGAAGGTTCCACAGCAAATGAATTATATATTGTCCAAAGTGGGATTATTCAAATCAGCAAGATTATCCCAGATGGGCGCGAACTAACACTTAGAATGTGTTCAAGAGGAGACTTCATTGGAGAACTTGATTTATTTTCCCCCGCACCAAAGTATTTATTAAGTGCACGGGTTGCTGAAAGCGGCGAAGTAGCTGTTATTCTGAAGGATGTTCTTGAGGAGAAGCTTGCAAACAACAATGAACTCTCGCTTGAATTTATGAAATGGATGAGTCAGCAATATCGGAAAACACAAACAAGATTTAGAGACCTTGTTCTGCATGGTAAGAAAGGTGCACTGTATTCAACACTCATTCGAATTACCAATAGTTATGGTATAAAAACAAATCAAGGAATTCTTATTGAATTACCATTAACCAATCAAGAATTGGCTAATTTTTGTGGAACATCACGGGAAGTAGTCAATCGTTTGCTTAGTGATTTAAGAAAAGCTGGTATCATATCGATCGATAAAGGGTCTATCACCATTCATGATTTGGATTATCTAAAGAATGAAATTGATTGTGAGGACTGTTCTACAGAAATTTGTAAAATAGATTAA
- a CDS encoding YjzC family protein — protein sequence MGQNRQFKSGQKAPNNGVYIEIGDTGDNVNNPKKIKLKAGDRFPETSNDERIWTYQRKP from the coding sequence ATGGGTCAGAATCGTCAGTTTAAATCAGGACAAAAAGCACCAAATAATGGTGTGTATATAGAAATTGGTGACACAGGGGATAATGTTAACAATCCAAAGAAAATAAAACTTAAAGCAGGAGACAGATTTCCTGAAACATCAAACGACGAACGCATTTGGACTTACCAACGTAAACCTTAA